The proteins below come from a single Dermatophilaceae bacterium Soc4.6 genomic window:
- a CDS encoding glycosyltransferase: MTSGPRVLVVGAGWRFTSGISYYTCRLTNALAQRVPTDALLVRRLVPKALYPGRDRVGQVVNDVTYDADVTVLEGLDWYWGASMTRSRRFLQERRPDVVVLQWWTGATLHSYLRLASLARRQGAKVVMEWHEVQDTGEARIPGVTRYVRAAMGQLLKRVDAHVVHSAHDLELLEAAYGLSVGTHDVTVVPHGPYDHVGAQDATSAPMSTTSAPSAVPPTAADPFTLLFFGIIRPYKGLEDLVEAFSALPAEVRDTMRLRIVGETWEGWDAPLEAVATSPARDRIDVVNRYVTDAEVREHFAQADAVVLPYRRSSASGPLHMAMSAGLPVVVSAVGGLVDAAGDYEGVTFVPPADSAALADALRALPAGRGRRYTDPHTWEHSVDAYLGVFDGLGLGRPQTPVTPDSVPVAS; encoded by the coding sequence ATGACCAGCGGGCCCCGGGTCCTGGTCGTCGGGGCCGGCTGGCGGTTCACCTCGGGGATCAGCTACTACACCTGTCGCCTGACCAACGCGCTCGCCCAGCGGGTGCCTACCGACGCGCTGCTGGTGCGTCGGCTGGTGCCGAAGGCCCTCTACCCCGGCCGTGACCGGGTGGGCCAGGTCGTCAACGACGTCACGTACGACGCCGACGTCACGGTGCTCGAGGGTCTCGACTGGTACTGGGGCGCGTCGATGACCCGCTCCCGCCGCTTCCTGCAGGAGCGTCGACCCGACGTGGTCGTCCTGCAGTGGTGGACCGGCGCCACCCTGCACAGCTACCTGAGACTGGCCTCCCTGGCCCGCCGCCAGGGCGCCAAGGTCGTCATGGAGTGGCACGAGGTGCAGGACACCGGTGAGGCCCGCATCCCCGGCGTCACACGCTACGTGCGCGCCGCCATGGGGCAGCTGCTGAAGCGGGTCGACGCCCACGTCGTGCACTCGGCCCACGACCTCGAGCTGCTCGAGGCGGCCTACGGGCTGAGCGTGGGCACCCACGACGTGACCGTCGTGCCCCACGGCCCCTACGACCACGTCGGGGCGCAGGACGCGACGAGCGCACCCATGAGCACCACCAGCGCGCCGAGCGCGGTGCCGCCGACCGCTGCCGACCCCTTCACCCTGCTCTTCTTCGGCATCATCCGGCCCTACAAGGGCCTCGAGGACCTCGTCGAGGCCTTCTCGGCCCTGCCCGCCGAGGTGCGCGACACGATGCGCCTGCGCATCGTCGGCGAGACCTGGGAGGGCTGGGACGCCCCGCTGGAGGCCGTCGCGACATCGCCCGCCCGCGACCGGATCGACGTCGTCAACCGCTACGTGACCGACGCCGAGGTGCGCGAGCACTTCGCGCAGGCCGACGCGGTCGTCCTGCCCTACCGTCGCTCGTCGGCCTCCGGTCCGCTGCACATGGCCATGAGTGCCGGCCTGCCGGTCGTCGTGAGCGCCGTGGGTGGTCTCGTCGACGCCGCCGGTGACTACGAGGGAGTCACCTTCGTGCCCCCCGCCGACTCCGCTGCCCTGGCGGACGCCCTGCGGGCGCTCCCCGCGGGGAGGGGCCGTCGCTACACCGACCCCCACACCTGGGAGCACAGCGTCGACGCCTACCTCGGGGTCTTCGACGGGCTCGGCCTCGGCCGCCCTCAGACACCGGTCACCCCCGACTCCGTTCCCGTAGCGTCCTGA
- a CDS encoding glycoside hydrolase family 15 protein, with protein sequence MPLSYPDRDADGYVDLASYAAIGDGRTVALVAHDGRIDWLPVPDLDGPAPFAALLDAPHGGYVALSPEAPYAVERAYVPGTNVLTTTFTTAHGSVRVTDSLNTGVAGRLPWLELARRIDGLEGSVRLRGEIAPGTCFGTASPWALRSIHGTILRVEGLTIAPRTLADDGIEVDDAGLRVTYTTSPGSRHLLGFVAAQDEPLVLPDPDELDRGVDRTIASWERWSHELHWDGPWSEQVTRSTLLLKLLVFAPSGAMAAAATTSLPEGFDGYGAWDYRYAWVRDTAYSLTALFRFGVREETHAAISWMLRTIGAFSSGGPDGREPGIFYRLDGSDPGDTVRPLDVPGWRRTGTAVAGNRAASQLQLGVFGDVFSIVTLWVDNGHLLDHRTSLVLTGIADHAADSWHQPDAGMWELEETRHYTTSKLGCWQALTQAAHLAELGQIPGDADRWRREADRIRAWVDEHAWDDEQQAYVFYPGTHELDASIVLHAISGFDRGPRMSSTLDALRRELGVGPHLYRFSGAADREGSFVACSFWMVSALVLVGRHDEAVALMDELVATPNDVGVLAEMVDPPTGAFLGNLPQALSHLALVNAAITVRTGQR encoded by the coding sequence ATGCCCCTCTCCTACCCGGACCGCGACGCCGACGGATACGTCGACCTCGCCTCCTACGCCGCCATCGGTGACGGCCGCACTGTCGCCCTCGTCGCCCACGACGGGCGCATCGACTGGCTGCCGGTGCCGGATCTCGACGGCCCGGCCCCCTTCGCCGCGCTGCTCGACGCGCCGCACGGCGGCTACGTCGCCCTCTCACCCGAGGCCCCGTATGCCGTGGAGCGCGCCTACGTGCCCGGCACCAACGTGCTCACGACGACCTTCACCACCGCCCACGGCTCGGTGCGGGTGACCGACTCGCTCAACACCGGTGTCGCCGGACGGCTCCCGTGGCTCGAGCTGGCCCGGCGCATCGACGGGCTCGAGGGGTCGGTGCGTCTGCGCGGCGAGATCGCCCCCGGCACCTGCTTCGGCACCGCCTCACCGTGGGCGCTCCGCTCGATCCACGGGACGATCCTGCGGGTCGAGGGGCTCACCATCGCGCCGCGGACCCTCGCCGACGACGGCATCGAGGTCGACGACGCGGGGCTGCGCGTGACCTACACGACCTCACCCGGATCGAGGCACCTGCTCGGCTTCGTGGCCGCGCAGGACGAGCCCCTGGTGCTCCCGGACCCGGATGAGCTCGACCGCGGGGTCGACCGCACGATCGCTTCCTGGGAACGCTGGAGCCACGAGCTGCACTGGGACGGGCCGTGGTCCGAGCAGGTCACCCGCAGCACCCTGCTGCTCAAGCTGCTCGTCTTCGCGCCCAGCGGGGCGATGGCAGCGGCGGCGACGACGTCGCTGCCGGAAGGCTTCGACGGCTATGGCGCGTGGGACTACCGCTACGCCTGGGTCCGCGACACGGCCTACAGCCTCACCGCGCTCTTCCGCTTCGGCGTGCGGGAGGAGACGCACGCCGCCATCTCGTGGATGCTGCGCACCATCGGCGCCTTCAGCTCCGGCGGGCCCGACGGGCGCGAGCCGGGCATCTTCTACCGGCTCGACGGCAGCGACCCCGGCGACACCGTAAGGCCGCTCGACGTACCGGGATGGCGCCGCACCGGCACCGCGGTCGCCGGCAACCGGGCGGCCAGCCAACTGCAGCTCGGCGTCTTCGGCGACGTCTTCAGCATCGTGACGCTGTGGGTCGACAACGGCCACCTGCTCGACCACCGCACGTCCCTCGTGCTGACCGGCATCGCCGACCACGCAGCCGACAGCTGGCACCAGCCGGACGCGGGCATGTGGGAGCTCGAGGAGACCCGGCACTACACGACGTCGAAGCTCGGCTGCTGGCAGGCGCTCACGCAGGCCGCCCACCTCGCCGAGCTCGGCCAGATCCCCGGAGACGCCGACCGCTGGCGCCGCGAGGCCGACCGCATCCGAGCGTGGGTGGACGAGCACGCCTGGGACGACGAGCAGCAGGCCTACGTCTTCTATCCCGGCACCCACGAGCTCGACGCCTCGATCGTGCTGCACGCGATCAGCGGCTTCGACCGCGGGCCGCGCATGTCGTCGACGCTGGACGCGCTGCGCCGGGAGCTCGGCGTGGGACCCCACCTGTACCGCTTCTCGGGCGCCGCGGACCGCGAGGGCAGCTTTGTCGCCTGCTCGTTCTGGATGGTCTCGGCGCTGGTCCTGGTCGGGCGGCACGACGAGGCGGTGGCCCTGATGGACGAGCTGGTGGCGACCCCGAACGACGTGGGAGTGCTGGCCGAGATGGTCGACCCTCCCACGGGTGCCTTCCTGGGAAACCTCCCTCAGGCCCTCTCGCACCTGGCACTGGTCAACGCGGCGATCACGGTGCGGACGGGCCAGCGCTGA
- a CDS encoding FdhF/YdeP family oxidoreductase, with protein sequence MALNLRWNGPVDEIDEDDLKVTHPKTWAVGLPAIAVAMKRATQSMGPVRTAKTLLKLNHVDGFDCQGCAWPDPSPDHRHTAEFCENGAKAVAEEATTKKVTPEFFAQHSLAELEGHTDYWLGQQGRITHPMVKRAGATHYSEATWDEAYGVIADHLRGLASPDEAIFYTSGKTSNEAAFTYQLLARSFGTNNMPDCSNMCHESTSVALSETIGIGKGSVSLDDVHDAELIVIAGQNPGTNHPRMLQALEIAKNHGAKIIAINPLREAGLVKFDNPQTPRGIVGVGTEIADLFLPVRINGDLALFQAFGALLVEMEDKAAAAGRPGTVLDRDFIEQHTTGYDAWAQHLRELDWDAVDRATGLRRDEIAEAARMLAASTKTVFCWAMGITQHRNSVATIKEIANLAFAQGNIGKPGAGLCPVRGHSNVQGDRTMGIWEKVPDGFLDALRDEFHFEPRREHGLDTVDSIRALRDGKASFFMGMGGNFVSAVPDTVVAEAAMRKATLTVQVSTKLNRSHVVCGETAVILPALGRSEKDLTGGRVQRVTVEDSMSAVHASHGPLEPASPMLRSEVDIICGLGEAVASTVGDIPWADFRADYSRIRESIARVVPGCAAYAEKVERPGGFVLPHPPRDSRTFTNPEGAAVFTVSPTDVLHVPQGRLLLQTMRSHDQFNTTIYGLDDRYRGVKNGRRVVFVHPDDITALGLADGALVDLVSEWTDGSERLAPRFRIVSYDTPRGCAAAYYPETNVLIPLDHTAVGSNCPSSKSVVVRLEAL encoded by the coding sequence ATGGCGCTCAATCTGCGATGGAACGGTCCGGTCGACGAGATCGACGAAGACGACCTCAAGGTCACCCACCCCAAGACCTGGGCGGTCGGGCTGCCGGCGATCGCCGTCGCGATGAAACGGGCGACCCAGTCGATGGGTCCTGTCCGCACCGCCAAGACCCTGCTCAAGCTCAACCACGTCGACGGCTTCGACTGCCAGGGCTGCGCCTGGCCCGACCCCAGCCCGGATCACCGCCACACGGCCGAGTTCTGCGAGAACGGCGCCAAGGCGGTCGCCGAGGAGGCGACCACCAAGAAGGTGACGCCCGAGTTCTTCGCCCAGCACTCGCTCGCCGAGCTCGAGGGCCACACCGACTACTGGCTCGGCCAGCAGGGGCGCATCACGCACCCGATGGTCAAGCGGGCCGGGGCCACGCACTACTCCGAGGCGACCTGGGACGAGGCGTACGGCGTGATCGCCGACCACCTCAGGGGTCTGGCCAGCCCCGACGAGGCGATCTTCTACACCTCGGGCAAGACCTCCAACGAGGCCGCCTTCACCTACCAGCTCCTGGCGCGGTCGTTCGGCACGAACAACATGCCCGACTGCTCCAACATGTGCCACGAGTCGACGTCGGTCGCCCTCTCGGAGACCATCGGCATCGGCAAGGGCAGCGTCTCCCTCGACGACGTCCACGACGCCGAGCTGATCGTCATCGCAGGACAGAACCCGGGCACGAACCACCCCCGCATGCTCCAGGCGCTCGAGATCGCCAAGAACCACGGCGCGAAGATCATCGCGATCAACCCGCTGCGCGAGGCAGGGCTGGTGAAGTTCGACAACCCGCAGACGCCACGCGGCATCGTCGGCGTCGGCACCGAGATCGCCGACCTCTTCCTGCCGGTGCGGATCAACGGTGACCTCGCCCTCTTCCAGGCGTTCGGCGCCCTGCTGGTCGAGATGGAGGACAAGGCCGCCGCAGCGGGTCGCCCCGGCACCGTGCTGGACCGCGACTTCATCGAGCAGCACACCACGGGGTACGACGCCTGGGCCCAGCACCTGCGTGAGCTCGACTGGGACGCCGTGGACCGCGCGACGGGCCTGCGCCGTGACGAGATCGCCGAGGCGGCGCGCATGCTCGCGGCGTCGACCAAGACGGTCTTCTGCTGGGCGATGGGCATCACCCAGCACCGCAACTCGGTGGCGACCATCAAGGAGATCGCGAACCTGGCGTTCGCCCAGGGCAACATCGGCAAGCCCGGCGCCGGGCTCTGCCCCGTGCGCGGTCACTCCAACGTGCAGGGCGACCGCACGATGGGCATCTGGGAGAAGGTCCCCGACGGCTTCCTCGACGCGCTGCGCGACGAGTTCCACTTCGAGCCCCGGCGCGAGCACGGGCTCGACACCGTCGACTCCATCCGGGCCCTGCGCGATGGCAAGGCGTCGTTCTTCATGGGCATGGGCGGTAACTTCGTCTCGGCAGTGCCCGACACCGTGGTCGCCGAGGCCGCCATGCGCAAGGCCACGCTGACCGTGCAGGTCTCGACCAAGCTCAACCGCTCGCACGTGGTCTGCGGCGAGACCGCGGTCATCCTGCCCGCGCTCGGCCGCAGCGAGAAGGACCTCACCGGTGGCCGCGTGCAGCGGGTGACGGTCGAGGACTCGATGTCGGCGGTGCACGCCTCGCACGGCCCCCTCGAGCCGGCCAGCCCGATGCTGCGCTCCGAGGTCGACATCATCTGCGGGCTCGGTGAGGCGGTGGCGTCGACCGTCGGCGACATCCCGTGGGCCGACTTCCGGGCCGACTACTCCCGCATCCGGGAGTCCATCGCGCGCGTGGTGCCCGGCTGTGCGGCCTACGCCGAGAAGGTCGAGCGGCCCGGCGGCTTCGTGCTGCCGCACCCTCCCCGCGACTCCCGCACCTTCACCAACCCCGAGGGGGCGGCCGTCTTCACGGTCAGCCCGACCGACGTGCTGCACGTGCCGCAGGGCCGCCTGCTGCTGCAGACGATGCGCAGCCACGACCAGTTCAACACCACGATCTACGGCCTCGACGACCGTTACCGCGGGGTGAAGAACGGCCGGCGCGTGGTCTTCGTCCACCCCGACGACATCACCGCGCTGGGCTTGGCCGACGGCGCTCTGGTCGACCTCGTCAGCGAGTGGACCGACGGCTCGGAGCGCCTGGCCCCCCGCTTCCGCATCGTCTCCTACGACACCCCCCGTGGCTGCGCGGCGGCCTACTACCCCGAGACCAACGTGCTCATCCCGCTCGACCACACCGCCGTCGGCAGCAACTGCCCGTCGTCGAAGTCGGTCGTCGTGCGGCTCGAGGCTCTCTAG
- a CDS encoding WhiB family transcriptional regulator produces the protein MRTLSAFPAPALRSYDWQQQGLCRGLSSESFFTEDREQGQQRRSSRTREAKEMCARCPVMALCLTHALAIPETYGIWGGTTAAERTHLSLRATG, from the coding sequence TTGCGCACCCTCTCCGCCTTCCCCGCCCCCGCCCTGCGCTCCTACGACTGGCAGCAGCAGGGCCTCTGCCGAGGCCTGAGCTCCGAGAGCTTCTTCACCGAGGACCGCGAGCAGGGACAGCAGCGTCGTTCCAGCCGCACCCGTGAGGCCAAGGAGATGTGCGCTCGCTGTCCCGTCATGGCGCTGTGCCTCACCCACGCCCTGGCCATCCCCGAGACCTACGGCATCTGGGGTGGCACGACCGCCGCCGAGCGCACCCATCTGTCGCTGCGCGCCACCGGCTGA
- a CDS encoding MerR family transcriptional regulator produces MPSQLSWPVGVVADRVGLAPSTLRSWERRYGIGPSERTTGNHRRYSHVDVLRVLAMARLTASGVPAQAAASAALALGNDDLLREAPERSGLEGPAHEESSLADDGAPSSYRKVEADPLPATSRAIVSAASVHDAATLSHLLRQVMREPDLIGAWENTLAPALRMIGSLWEQGQMGIDAEHLASELLGSELRAITRAAGLRLASVPVLLATADDEQHHLPVLALEAELARHGVACSFLGPRMPSEAISRAVERTGSDRIFLWASMPRGRDTAVVTVPPGAHPVRVVLGGPGWPHELPQGIGPVEVVRVPSFRGAFDSLMS; encoded by the coding sequence ATGCCGAGCCAACTCAGCTGGCCAGTGGGCGTCGTCGCCGACCGCGTCGGACTTGCCCCCTCCACCCTGCGATCGTGGGAGCGCCGCTACGGGATCGGCCCCAGCGAGCGCACGACCGGCAACCACCGGCGCTACTCCCACGTCGACGTCCTCCGCGTGCTCGCCATGGCGCGGCTCACGGCCTCCGGTGTCCCGGCACAAGCTGCCGCGTCGGCCGCACTGGCCCTCGGGAACGACGACCTGCTGAGGGAGGCTCCGGAGCGGTCCGGGCTCGAGGGTCCGGCGCACGAGGAGAGCAGCCTCGCCGACGACGGCGCCCCGTCCTCCTACCGCAAGGTCGAGGCCGACCCGCTCCCGGCGACGTCGCGCGCCATCGTCTCGGCGGCGTCCGTCCACGACGCGGCGACCCTCAGCCATCTCCTGCGTCAGGTGATGCGTGAGCCCGACCTCATCGGTGCGTGGGAGAACACGCTCGCACCGGCCCTGCGCATGATCGGCTCCCTCTGGGAACAGGGTCAGATGGGCATCGACGCCGAGCACCTGGCCAGCGAGCTCCTCGGCTCCGAGCTGCGCGCGATCACTCGCGCAGCCGGGTTGCGGCTCGCGTCGGTGCCGGTGCTGCTCGCCACCGCCGACGACGAGCAGCACCACCTGCCCGTCCTCGCCCTGGAGGCCGAGCTGGCCCGGCACGGGGTCGCCTGCAGCTTCCTCGGCCCCAGGATGCCGAGCGAGGCGATCTCGCGCGCCGTCGAGCGCACCGGCAGTGACCGGATCTTCCTGTGGGCCTCCATGCCGCGGGGCCGGGACACCGCTGTCGTCACCGTGCCGCCGGGCGCCCACCCGGTGCGAGTCGTGCTCGGCGGGCCCGGCTGGCCGCACGAGCTGCCGCAGGGCATCGGCCCGGTGGAGGTCGTGCGCGTCCCGTCGTTCCGAGGGGCCTTCGACTCTCTGATGAGCTGA
- a CDS encoding glycosyltransferase family 2 protein, translating to MTSTVNRATSTPRTAWKRHPDREQHRYGATTTGTTVSGPTVTASTHQDSGPASRRAAQPTITIIVPARNEARNLEIVLPLLPDVHEVIVVDGHSSDDTAQVVARILPQARFVQQTRKGKGNALACGFEAATGDVIVMFDADGSADAAEIEAYVEALRSGADFAKGSRVIADGGSEDITWLRDAGNRGLTAVVNVLFRTRYTDLCYGYNAFWRDILPTLAIPSSAGEQAQWGDGFEIETLINCRVAAADLAIHEVPSVELQRIHGESNLNTFRDGFRVLKTILTERRGRGKSHQSVPTADSISVQHTQAGDRLQDAARLQRDSA from the coding sequence ATGACCTCAACAGTTAATCGTGCCACTTCGACCCCACGCACAGCGTGGAAGCGCCACCCTGATCGCGAGCAGCACCGCTACGGCGCCACCACCACCGGCACCACCGTGAGCGGCCCCACGGTGACCGCCTCCACTCATCAGGACTCCGGACCGGCCTCGCGCCGGGCGGCCCAGCCGACCATCACGATCATCGTCCCGGCCCGCAACGAGGCCCGCAACCTGGAGATCGTCCTCCCCCTGCTGCCCGACGTCCACGAGGTCATCGTGGTCGACGGTCACTCGAGCGACGACACCGCCCAGGTGGTGGCGCGCATCCTGCCGCAGGCCCGGTTCGTTCAGCAGACCCGCAAGGGCAAGGGCAACGCCCTCGCCTGCGGCTTCGAGGCGGCGACGGGTGACGTCATCGTGATGTTCGACGCCGACGGATCGGCCGACGCGGCCGAGATCGAGGCCTACGTCGAGGCGCTGCGATCGGGCGCGGACTTCGCCAAGGGCAGCCGGGTCATCGCCGACGGAGGCAGCGAGGACATCACCTGGCTGCGTGACGCCGGCAACCGCGGTCTGACGGCGGTCGTCAACGTGCTCTTCCGCACCCGCTACACCGACCTCTGCTACGGCTACAACGCCTTCTGGCGCGACATCCTGCCGACGCTGGCGATCCCGTCCAGCGCGGGCGAGCAGGCCCAGTGGGGTGACGGCTTCGAGATCGAGACCCTCATCAACTGCCGGGTGGCCGCAGCCGACCTCGCCATCCACGAGGTGCCCAGCGTCGAGCTGCAGCGCATCCACGGTGAGAGCAACCTCAACACCTTCCGCGACGGCTTCCGGGTGCTCAAGACGATCCTGACCGAGCGTCGTGGGCGTGGGAAGTCGCACCAGTCGGTGCCGACGGCCGACTCCATCTCGGTGCAGCACACGCAGGCAGGCGACCGTCTGCAGGACGCGGCACGCCTGCAGCGCGACTCGGCATGA
- a CDS encoding ABC transporter ATP-binding protein has product MGRRTRSPSTTPAAESAPAEVPAWRVLASYARPHWRMLLAGGALSLATAASGLALPLVVRELIAALGTNRGVTGLVAVMTLLVVANAVIGALGGYVLRRTAESVVLTARRGLLTRLLRLRLSAVERHEPGDLMSRVTADTTLLREVILGSLVGGVTGLLTFVATLVLMAVLDLVMLAVTVASVALAVLVVALVVPRINRASTLAQESVGAIGASLERVFGAFRTVKASGAEEREAARLDAAAEQAFGASVRAATWGAVAGSAAGLAVQVAFIAVLSVGGARVSSGSIGIGTLVAFLLYVFFLIAPVGQLAGAVTQYGVGSAAVARIREVDALPVEPAEPSRTETRRPADSGAASVTFEDVHFRYAADLPAVLEQVGFAIPPRGLTAFVGPSGAGKSTILSLVERFYECDRGRVVVDGTDVRDWPVALLRASIGYVEQDAPVLSGTLRDNLVFAAPESTDDDVQQVLHTIRLAAMVAALPEGLDTTVGHRGMKLSGGERQRVAIGRALLRRPRLLLLDEATSQLDAVNEAALREIVSDVARTTTVLVVAHRLSTVTAADRIVVMEGGRVRAVGTHAELVDDDLLYRELAATQFLTTPLRGVAAPPVG; this is encoded by the coding sequence ATGGGTCGACGGACGCGATCGCCATCCACGACCCCCGCAGCGGAGTCGGCCCCGGCCGAGGTGCCCGCCTGGCGAGTGCTCGCGTCGTATGCGCGGCCCCACTGGCGGATGCTGCTGGCCGGGGGAGCGCTCAGCCTCGCCACGGCCGCCAGCGGGCTCGCGCTGCCCCTGGTGGTCCGCGAGCTCATTGCCGCGTTGGGGACGAACCGTGGGGTCACCGGGCTGGTGGCGGTGATGACCCTGCTGGTCGTGGCCAACGCGGTGATCGGAGCCCTGGGCGGCTACGTGCTGCGGCGCACTGCCGAGTCGGTCGTGCTCACCGCGCGGCGGGGGCTGCTCACCCGGCTGCTGCGGCTGCGGCTGTCGGCGGTGGAGCGGCACGAGCCGGGCGACCTGATGTCACGGGTGACCGCCGACACGACCCTGCTGCGCGAGGTGATCCTCGGGTCGCTCGTCGGCGGCGTCACCGGCCTGCTGACCTTCGTGGCGACGCTGGTGCTGATGGCCGTGCTCGACCTCGTCATGCTCGCCGTGACGGTGGCCTCCGTCGCGCTCGCCGTGCTCGTCGTCGCCCTCGTCGTGCCGCGGATCAACCGGGCCTCCACGCTCGCGCAGGAGTCGGTGGGCGCCATCGGGGCCTCGCTCGAGCGGGTCTTCGGGGCCTTCCGCACGGTCAAGGCCTCCGGCGCCGAGGAGCGCGAGGCCGCCCGTCTCGACGCGGCCGCCGAGCAGGCGTTCGGGGCCAGCGTGCGGGCGGCGACGTGGGGCGCCGTGGCCGGCAGCGCCGCCGGGCTGGCCGTGCAGGTCGCCTTCATCGCCGTGCTCAGCGTGGGTGGCGCCCGGGTGTCGTCGGGCAGCATCGGCATCGGCACCCTCGTCGCCTTCCTGCTCTACGTCTTCTTCCTCATCGCACCGGTCGGGCAGCTCGCCGGCGCCGTGACGCAGTACGGCGTGGGGTCCGCAGCCGTGGCCCGCATCCGCGAGGTCGACGCCCTCCCGGTGGAGCCGGCCGAGCCCTCCCGTACGGAGACCCGCCGCCCCGCCGACTCGGGCGCCGCGTCCGTCACCTTCGAGGACGTCCACTTCCGTTACGCCGCAGACCTACCCGCGGTGCTCGAGCAGGTCGGCTTCGCCATCCCACCCCGCGGCCTGACCGCCTTCGTCGGGCCCTCGGGGGCCGGGAAGAGCACCATCCTGTCGCTGGTCGAGCGCTTCTACGAGTGCGACCGGGGGCGGGTCGTGGTGGACGGCACCGACGTCCGTGACTGGCCGGTGGCGCTGCTGCGCGCCTCGATCGGCTACGTCGAGCAGGACGCCCCCGTCCTGTCGGGCACCCTGCGCGACAACCTGGTGTTCGCGGCACCGGAGTCCACCGACGACGACGTGCAGCAGGTGCTCCACACGATCCGGCTGGCCGCGATGGTGGCCGCCCTGCCCGAGGGGCTCGACACGACCGTCGGCCACCGCGGGATGAAGCTCTCCGGGGGCGAGCGCCAGCGGGTCGCCATCGGGCGGGCCCTGCTGCGCCGACCACGACTGCTGCTGCTCGACGAGGCGACCTCGCAGCTCGACGCGGTCAACGAGGCGGCCTTGCGCGAGATCGTCTCCGACGTCGCCCGCACCACCACGGTGCTCGTCGTCGCGCACCGGCTCTCGACGGTGACCGCAGCCGACCGGATCGTGGTGATGGAGGGCGGCCGGGTGCGGGCGGTCGGCACCCACGCCGAGCTGGTCGACGACGACCTTCTCTACCGTGAGCTGGCGGCGACGCAGTTCCTGACGACCCCCCTCCGGGGTGTGGCCGCACCACCCGTGGGGTAG